The nucleotide sequence AGAAGCTATAGTTGATGCTGGAATAGATATTGACGTTGCTGAGGACCAAGTGCAGATACCGCCACCGATCGTCGAAGAGGATCAGCAGCAACATCATTTCGTCGACATGATTTGTGAAATTTGTTTCAACAATcctaaatctttttttttcaggccTTGTGGCCATTTATTTTGCAATGTTTGTGCTGACAGGGTAGTACCGTGGCATGGCAATGGGCAAGATGCACCTGCTAATTCGCGTTGCTTCCTTTGCAGGGGTATAGTTGAAGGTAAGGACAGATTATTCCTGTAGTAATAAAGCCAAACGCCCCTTACTTCCGAAATTTTACCTCTGCTTTGGTTTATACTTAAAAACAAATCTGATTAAGACCTAACTTGTTAAAAACTTAGATAATACATAGCATTTCTCACAGCATGATAGTAGAACATGAGACAGGAATGCTTTATATCTTGGGTTCAAATCCCCGTCCATGAACAGTAGTGAAATTCTGTACactattaaaaaatttgttcaaTTTTGGGTGCTCATAACCCCCCAAAACTTGTTAAACTGGAGGGGGGGTTATAAGTAccgaaaaattattttttttttctactacAACTTATAGGGGGTTTATAACCACCTAATTAAGGCTGTTTTATGTACCACTTTTTATCTGTTACAATTATCAAAATGTGAACATTGTAAcatcccttttttgttgtttaaacGCGGATAATTAAATATgcattaaattcttttttactttttatttccatCAATCCGTCACATTGGTAAACAACCATTAACGAGGAAAAAATTGCAGTTTTGGATACACTGAAAGTTAACGCAAACATtttcttaattgaaaaaaactagGTTGCAAATGGACAATAAATTTGTTGTTCACATTTTAAACACTTTGCATTAACTATTATCACTGTTACGGTAATCTATTTGTTGGAATTGtttcaagaaaatttttaaggGTTGACAGTCAAAAGGGCTGTTTTGAGATTCGCCGTGTCCTACAAATTCCCGGATGTCAGCCTGTTGTCTTagggggagactggagtaaaccgggacggttttcgttttccccctatatctcccaaactaatcattaaattaatttattattttgtttttatgtattccatactgtaatgtaccccccatattttttatataatttaataataaaccattttcccatatagagttggctaacgtccgaagttgccagttcgatgaaattgttaaaacaaaaattggacacgaactagtaacagttcttgcatggcggcttacagagtttcgcccgttgtagttttagttttaattttttcccttgaaattaccttccgttccattcataattggattacgaaattccttcgttatcaggtaatcttgtaatttttatttgacctcctGTTCTTGATttatgattaatttttttgtagacgtgtttactttctgtagcagacaaatggatgttgtagaggaaactggcgggctgataagggagcccaTAATAACAATCTAATTTTGCTAGAGTCCTCTTTCAGCTCTTCATTGGTATCAATATCAAATAAAACTGAGCCATTTTCATTATATCCAACAGCGACTAACTCAACAATTTCAGATGCACGGCCATCtaaagttgttttttcaaaaagatcATCAAGACCGCTTTCAAGACAATCAAGCAATGCCTGTCCTATGGGATTTTCTGATATTTCTGCCATTTTAAAGCTTTCTTTCAAATTCAATATCTTTTAATTCATCGTGCTTTTAATCATCTTTCGTTCAAGTTTATCATCAGGTAATGCAAAATAGCGTATAGGTACGTCATTAACGTGACAAGCAGCCGAAATTCAAAAGGCCATATAGCAGACCACACACCATCATTATAGGATTAGGCCATTAGGCATTAGCCATTTATATGGTCAAGTAGAGTCCCCTACCGACCGATCACCAAAATATGAAAGATAAATAGCAAATAATTGTTCGTCAAGGAAGTTTTCGGCCTTTGGCAGTATGAATTTCCAAAAAGTGTTTTACCCTAAGAAAAGGGTAAAATTCGGCCAAAAAGTCATTTTACCCTACAGGGTCCCTGTTTACCCTGTCTTGAAAAACGACCAtcgaaaaaccccaaaaagGGTAATTACCCTGTTCGTGGCAGCCCTGGCCCATTCGGCCCACCGTTTTggcatttgatttttaattatttcttaacataaaataatatatatatatatatataataaattataatataaaataataacgtGAATAAAAGTTTTGTTTCGAGATAATCTAATTACAGAAATTAAACACAgttgtaaaaaataatttttcgaATTTGGCAGGTAGAATGCGGGGTTGCCGTTCCAGATAAATGATATCTGACAGGAGAAATGAGAAACCAAACGGTAGATAATTATGTCTGCTCTGATGCTAAATTAACAAGTAAGAGCTGATCTATTTAACGGTATTTTCGTATTGTTTGCCCCTTAATTTGACAAATTCcgtcaaattgaaacattttcaaaaatgtctGTTTGGTGTAAAACGGCCAGAAAAGGCATCTGTTAAAACACCCTAAATAGCAGCGTAATGTTCTTAATCTATTGGTGGTTTTTTTTATCCATGTCGCGTGGTTTGACAAAAAACGTCACTCACGCAGAATTTGACGACACGTCACGGGTAAACGCAGCCGATGCCAGACGACAGAGATAGGTTTAAGTCTTCTTATACCCCCATCTAGCGGTACAATGCGTGAAACCTTTTGCACCTAGATTTGAatccatctagcggtcaaatCAAGAACATCTTCAAGTTCTGTGGATGGGATCGGCATGTAGACACTAGACCGTTTTACAACTAGAACTTTTCGTACTCGACACTAGAACGTTTGgtcccgacagtagaacttcTGGCGCCGACACTAGAACGGCGGTGAAGGGGAGGCACTAAATTTTAGCCAACCAATAGGGAAAGACTCGAAGTGGGAAGAAAAGTTCCGACACTAGACCTTTTTTCTCCGACTGTAGAACTTTACATGGCGACACTGGACCTTTTTGCTCCGACACTGgaccgttctaaaaatagaaCTTTTCGAtgccgacactagaacttttcgATCCCGACACAAGAACTTTACATGCCGACACTAAAACTTTGCGTggcgacactagaacttttcgATAATGACACTTCCACTTTTCCATCCCGACACTAGAACGTTTTGAtcccgacactagaacttttgaatcccgacactagaacttttcAATCCCGACACTACAACTTTTTGAtcccgacactagaactttttGATCCCGACAATAGAACTTTACAtgccgacactagaactttacgtggcgacactagaactttacgtggcgacactagaacttttcgataccgacactagaactttacATGCTGGCACTAGAACGTTACATGtcgacactagaactttatATGtcgacactagaactttacATGCTGACAATACAACTATACTTGCCGACACTAGAACGTTTCGATCCCATCCACAGAACTTGAAGATGTTCTTGatttgaccgctagatggatTCAAATCTAGGTGCAAAAGGTTTCACGCATTGTACCGCTAGATGGGGGTATAAGAAGACTTAAACCTATCTCTGTCGTCTGGCATCGGCTGCGTTTACCCGTGACGTGTCGTCAAATTCTGCGTGAGTGACGTTTTTTGTCAAACCACGCGACATGGATAAAAAAAACCACCAATAGATTAAGAACATTACGCTGCTATTTAGGGTGTTTTATCCCTATTTCTTCAAAAATCATCCGACTTCTTTGTCGTGTGTCACGTGCCCTCTCCAACATTCGTTGTTTCATGGCACAATACTTCAAATGATCTTCTTTGTTATCGTGCCCATCATGGCCAGTGGTCATAAAATATGCCCCATCTTCTAAAAGCCTTGCCGGGCAACCGTTCTTTGATTCGCTACAGCGAAAACCACTTTAAAAAAGCAATATCATTTTAGtaaatgaaaattcaattaTTCAATTATAATTTCATACCCAgcatcaaggttatttttgtgGTATGTATGTAGATTTTCACACactaaaacatttgaattaaAACGGCTACCAGGAGCCAGATGGCATACCACTTCAACACCGTTTTGCAAATCCGCCATCCTCGTTGTTGCACTTGCAATTACACTTCTACACTGCACTAagatttagttaaaactaAACTCGTTAAATCGGTTACCATGCGGTGGATCACAGTTGGAAACAAAGCCGTACCCCCTTCGATGGGTAGGCTATCTCCCAAGAGATTTCACCCCAATTGAACCCCTCCCCCCCAGGCCCCAGCGATAAATTCGAATTTTGCATGGCGAACGTTCAGatcaagcaaaaatttaagCAATTATTCTATTAGCTCCCACGATcggtaattttattttttcctctcGTAATCGCAACTTGGCtctgaattttaaaaaggcaTCTCCGATTCCTTTAATTCATTCTGCAGTAACATATTTTGTTCCTATAAAATGAGGTTAAACAATAAGATCACAAAATATTTCTCATTCCTTTGATAAACCCAGCTCTTACCTCCAATTGCCGATTTTCGCGAAGCACTTATTCAGCCAAAAAGCTGTCCCGGTTCTTCTAAGCCTACCTATAGTCCGTCATCGTCCTCAGAGATGTCAGTTCATGAACTTTATATAACAATAAGATAGTTCGGAAAAACGTTAAGAAAAATTGCTTTATGCTTATACGTAGTTGTATCTGCTAACTATTCTTGCATACAAGCACTCTACCGACTTGCGCTCCTTTTCGATTACTTCTGAGAGTTTTTCTATGATTTTCTCACGTTCATGGTTTTCAATCATTAGAAGAAGTTCCATTTCCTCTTCCAATGTTAACGGCGTTTCAGATTCCGAAGCGTTCCATCCCGTGTTTTTCTCAGATGATGCTGATTCTGCCGAATGACCAGTAATCTCAATAACCGTAACATGGCACGTATTTTCTGTTGAATACTGAcctctgtttttttctgttgaataGGTGACGGCTCTTGAATGCTTATCATCAACCCGACTTCAATTAAATGTGGCTGGCCTTTTGATATTTCTAGATCCTGTTCCACTATATGTTTCTCGATTCACAATTCAGGATTGGGGACTCCAGGATCAGGTAGGCCTATAGCTGTTCAGCTGGTTCAGAACCTTCACGGGCAGAACCAATTCCAGCCTTTACTCAACATCATGTCCACTAGGCCCCACATCTGATAAAGCTGCTGGTTTTACGGTTTCCGAAACTGTGTTCTGGATCGTGGCAATCGTAGGAGCTCAGAAGTAGATGCTTGCAGTTTCAGTTGTCTTTTTAGCTGCGTAAAGATACGCTGTGcctaaagaagaaaacatttagAGCTCAGTTTATTTATATAAAATAAGTGTCAGGATTGGTCTTACTTCccatgaaaaaataaacttgacaCGCTACATGTCAGTTCTACACATAATTGTGCTTCTCGATGTTTCGCCACAGATCCGACACTCACATCGCATAATGAATTTAGGCAAGCAACGACTCTTGTTTCTTAAGTTCAATTGTCATAGCATCGAAATCATCAGGTGAACTAACTCCAACACCTGATAGAGGTGGAATGTACCTAATATTTTAGAGAAGTATGGTAAAACAATATAAACGAGTAAATCCAACTGGCTTTCAAAACCCAATCGGATGATCCACCTACTTCCTTTATATATAGTCTACTGATATCCTGCCAACATCTTTAAATAAATCAGTAGGGCTACTGCTTTAATAGTGGAGGGTATCGAAATATAAGGTCTATGTAGAGTTCTACTGactaataatatttaaatagCCTTATTATTTGAGTGCCAGCAAAAAGTGAACGACTAGACTATATACGAATATAGACATTCCAAGACACGATGAGTCAAGTTTAATGTCGGGCAAAGTACAATACTAAGATTTTGCACGTTCATTTTGTTATAAATCGCTCCTGAAAAGCATCCAGACTACGTCGTCAATAACATGAAACGGAAAAGGTGAGgcattattttaattattttaccgAGTTTAATTTTTCTACCTTTTCTATCACATGTTCCATGAGCACCATCAACCAAGATAACAGTGGTCTGttgtaggggagggtggggctagttggtacaatttttttatttcttctctggtttctttaatttttcatattttaacacccaaaaaattgtaaaagaaagctcagatatccagctttctcgtgctatttttttatttgatctacgttgaagaattcatatcgaaatcaacgttcaaaaagctaaagaaaatttgcctacatgccccactaacggggtaagttggcagtggtagtggggtaagttggccccatgtatttcaaatacggatttcagtgaaatgttgatgttgtaaacaaactagaataacattacaataaacaaaaatcctatagttattttagagtgggaaactcagaaataagttgtgataacttacataaagattaatagccttaaatgcaaaaaattaaaaaatatacataattcaggcaaacatttcacaggtgaacatcgtataaagtgaaacacttaaaatttgccaaattttggcctctaatgcataccactgttcaccataagtcatatctagcaaaaatttcTTACAATTCTTACAAAAAAatcttacaattccctgacattttgacaggccatgtactctatacatatgcatgtataatgcctatgccgacatgccccatgttgcaatgtatcaacttgccccaacgcggggtttattcaaataaaaatttttattactcctttataattgattaaaacaaatccattgttacagttcgatagaggacacaattttctataaaactaatattttttcaaaattatatgcataccaagaaaagatcaaattgatgaataccaagcacgcaactattgtggatttgacgcaaaaaattttgttattttctatttcctaaactatttgggataaatttataaaactttgcacaaatgtgcgcacgataaacatctttgactatgaattatttcaataaaacctctttcacacaatttgtctaaattaagaattgcaaacttgctctcctgccaactagccccactctcccctatataTAGGTAATTGCCGAATAAGATTGCTGAAGGTCTCCTCTTGAAGTTGGCTATCTACGATAGATATAAGACGTCCTCGAATTTGGATAAAAGCTCATTATAGTTAAAATATTATCCGGCAGTTCCCTACAAAAGGCAGCAAAATGGTGTCATGGCATTCAACGAAAAATTATAACATTAAACAAAATGTACCGATCGTAGCAAGCGGCTTGCTTTTGCCTAGAAATATACCCCGGTGGGTATATTTTAGAACTACGTTTTCTCGGTTGTTCTATGCTCGTCGGAGTTCAACTACGCGAGTCTTTAGTCaagaactttgaaaaattcCTTCTTGTTGCAATCCTAAATCAGGCAGGTGAGAAAGTAAGTCTTAAATAGGCTAAGGGAAAATGCAAATTTACCATAGTCTTGTAGTAGTAATTTGCAACAGCGAACTACAACAAGCAAATCTATACCGTCATGAGAACCACTTGTTTGGATGGCTAACTCTAATGGCACACCCAAAACAGGCAGATCATCTAAAAACAAGGCTTTGAAATTAAGTGAAACGAATTGTGACAGAAAAAATAGTACCTTCCAAAGATGTGGGAGGTTtggtgttatttttttttaattttatcatTTGTATTTTGAGGATGCGTCTGATCTGTCGCTTGCCATGATATAATCAAGTTACGGCGTCCATTTGTGGAAATTCCTCTCGGCCAACGAACCTGTTCGATTGGGAACACGTCAACTGTACGACCATTCTGGCGCAGGAAAACTGCCCAGTCACGGCTAAAAGAATGGCCGAGTTCATTTCGACATGAATTTATTGGTTTCATGTATAAAATCATGTATTCAATACATACTACAcagttttaaaatatttggTTCGATCGTTTTCACAAGTTAGCCATTATCTATCCACCACTTCCGAATGTCTGGATACACTTTGGCCGTTCAAAATACTATTAGCTGGGAAAGGGACATACGAatgggggaggaggggggttGGGGGATGCAGTAAGATTGTAACCGAAAACCCTCCCATCCCCACCCTGTTTCTAAGGGCAAAGCAAACGTTTTGGAAACGACTGCGCTTGGGGTTGAACCTTCAACTCTTCTGTTAGTTTGTGAAGTGTAAGCGTCAGGTCATTTAGTGTTTCCAGCAACGAAGATGCCTCGCAATCACCAAGTTCAAGAAGGATACCACCAAGTTCAAGATGGATTTGAGGATTTCGAAGTGGAAGGTGTGCTGAATCGAAGGTAATTGAaactttattttgtttcttttttatgttaaaTTAACTCACTTAAttgtatttttgttcttttccttttcccgtTTTAGGATGGTGCGGTCGGGAACTGGACGTTCTAAAGTCCAATATTTACTCAAATACGTTGGGTATGCAGAGGCGGAGTGGACGGACTATGCGAATTGCGGAAATTGTCGGTCTCTGACCAGGAAATTCGTGCGCAACGGAGGGTAagtgtttttttgtattcatttttttttgtattcaattaatttattttatctttttgtttcagaGCTGTAACCGTCTACGAGGCTGGACCAGCCGGTGATCGGGGTGAGGTAGTTCTGGACGGGGAAGCCTCGCTCTATTGCGAGGCTTTCCTGGCCAGTGAAGCCTCGTCCTCGGGCATGGGCAATCCGGCCGAGGAAGGTGGGCAGCCGACCGACGAGTCCGCCGTGGAGCCACCGGCCATTGAGGAACCCGTTCTCGTGGATCTACCCGTCTCCATGGAGTTACCCGTCCCCCTGGAGCTACCCGCCCATGTGGAGGTACCTTGCCCCGTGGCTCAACCCGCTTCCGTGGCCCAACCCGATATCGTGGCGCAACCTGCTCTCGTGGTTCAACCCGCTCCTGTGGCCCACCCCGTTCGTGTGACCCAACCCGCTCCCGTGGTTCAACCAGCTCCTGTGGCTCAAGGTGCCGTAGCGGTAAGTAATTgtattgtaattttttattattaatttattgaaaactttttttttaaacacagaAACAGGCTTTGGGGTTGATTTACGAGGGTTTTCGGTTGCTCGGTCCTCTTTTGGGGCACTTGGGAAACCAAGGGCCTAGTCAGCAGGATGTGCAACCGAAACAGAAAGTAAAGCGTCGAAGGAGCGACcttaataaaatgaaaaccagAAAGTGTAATAAGGTAAGTCCATGTTTTATGAATGttaatttattgttatttattttgggtTATTTTCTAGTGTCAACAGAAGGGGCACTACCAAAGGGACTGCCCAATTTAAATGatctttttcggttttttttgttttttatttttttttttacgtggaACTTGTATGGTTTTTGAAATTGCAATAAATAACGAAGTTTGTCGAAATAGGtgttttatcttttattttacattgagtggttttttttgcatttttgtttgagTCAGTCTTTTGGAATTGCGTCAGTCGTACGTGTGCAAGATTGGAAAAAGCAGAAGGGACACAGTATACATTGCGTGTTACTCAAGTTTGTTTTTGGAGGATTTACATTTCTACTGATTTTTCTACGTAAGTAATTGTGTTGAAATGATTGGTATTGTTTtgtcagagtaatagaatacatATCAATCAGAgtacatatacatatacatatcAATCAGAGTAAtaatagtattctattactctgctctgGTTTTGTCTtgaccagagtaatagaatactggtgtagccacacttatggcgggccctcccattgcctttttggcctgaaagtctttctggcccataacgaaagcgccacagcggctgtgttgtgaacttctgatgtattacgttttcgctatgtttttgctcattttcgtcgtctgtacttcagaaagtaaacaaaaagtggcttaattaattagtgtgaaaaaaagtATGTATAAaaatatgggttgttataacaataacaacccttaaaactcaattcataggtggcgttacggttatgggacacttaaatcgatatcttgcctcattttctcacaatcgatacgcgaaactTGCAGCAactttttgggaaaaaatccgagagggggagttaacatggccgtggctacaccagtattctattactctgtcTTGACGTTGAACATTCTCTGttggaaaaaatgtttttggcaACGTTGCTTGACTTTCACAAAACTGTAAACGTCCACTCAGATGTTAAGAAGCTAGTGCTAGTGCTTCACCTGCCTTGTCAGAGAATCCGCAAATGATATTTTATTCGTTTTAATGGTGATTTGTTATTTGCATTTGCTTGGCTGTTGTTTTGTTCATTTGCTTTTGGTGGATGGCGTCAACTATGATGCAACTACTCGGCAAAGAGGTTGATACCTCTGTATAGGTATTAATGTCACATCGTTACGTGGTTTGCTTAAAACTAGGAAGGCTAAATTTGTAGGCCGTTGTTGTTTAtagaatttgttgttttttgtagAAAAACCTACCATACAAATGGGTTCTAACAAAGAAATTCCTGCATGTAAAGAAATGGTACTAGTGAGGGGTTTTGGGCCATTCGGTGTTCACAAAATCAACTCTAGCATGGAAACTGTGAAGTTATTACCCAGTCTAGATTTAGAATGAGATCTCGGAATCCAATTAGTTTCAAAAGAGATACCAGTTGAATATGGTTACGTGAAAACTCAGATTCCTCAGTTTTGGGAATTGTATAAACCAAAGGTATTTTAACTATGGGTGCTACAGTAAAGCTTTTTCAAAAGCTAGATATTAAGTTTGAATAGTTATTGTTGTTCTATGATTCAATTATTACAGCTGGCTGTTCGTGTTGGAGTGTCAGGAATGGTACAGGAATTAACTTTGGAGACGCAAGCTTTCAATAAAGGATACGGTTCTTTGGATATTCAGGGCTGTGTGCCAGAAGGTGGTGTTTGTGTTGAAGGTTGCCCAGATCAACTAGAATCTGCCATTGATATGAGAAAAATTGGTCAAAATGTGAATGACTTCTGCTGTGATGTAGTTTCATATATTTCAACTGACCCAGGGTGTTACCTTTgtgattttgtattttattgaTCCCTTCTTGTTGACAGAACTAGAGTTGCCTTTGAAACAAATCTGGTCACGGTGGCGGCAAGGTGGACCGAAAACCCGTGGTCGTTACTTCTCCGGTGGTTTCAATCAGCGTTGGACCAGCAGTACGACTCAACAACTCCTTTACTGTGAAGTTTGCAAAATTTCTTGTGCAAGTAAGCAATAACACTAACCACGTGGTTTCGTACACAAAGAGACGTGTAATTTAcgttttatttactttttctgCAAGGTCCTTAGACTTACAAAGACCATTTGGATGGTcaaaagcagaagaaaaaggaggcAGCCGTCCGTACTGGCTTCCCTATGGTGCGTTATTAATGTTTTGCGTGTGCATTTCTATGTATATTAACCGATATCGGTCAGTTTAGGTTCCCACTCCGAGGACTGGAGCTGGCTTGCACTGTGAACTTTGCAATGTGGCGTGCACTTCTGCAGATGCCTATGCAGCGCACATTCGTGGAACAAAACATCAAAAGGTTTGAATCCGATACAAGTGATCAGGTTGCTATTCCGAATGGGGCTAAAACTTAACTTTTCCTCTCATGTAGGTCGTTGAATTACACACGAAACTAGGCAAACTAATCCTTTCAGCAGAACCACAGTTGATTCATTTGAAAACGGGTGGCGCAACTGGAACCGCACCGGCTACACCAGTTACACCAGTTACTACAACTACTATAGCTACTACAGCCACAATGGTCAGCGCGGTGATCACTACGCTTGCTGTTACCACTACATCCGCCGCAACGGCCGCTACTCCTACACTTACCGTACCTGCACCTACATGTACAACAGCAGTCGTCAAAGTAGTGGCTGCAACGCCTAAAATCAATTTTCTGGGTACAAACTGCTCATTCCGTGATTGCTTATTGTTACGTATACTCATTTGACGCTGTTGTTGTGGTTGCAGGTGAAAACTATTTAAATACTCATGTTGGAATCAAAATCTAACGGATCTGAAAGTGAAGTTGCGCTCGTTACGACATCGACAGTGCAAGCTAACCAGATAATCAAAAAAGAGGAAGTCCCAATGACAGCTGCTGTTGCTACTGAAACGGCACAAGCAGTGGTTGTACAGTGGGAGGAGGAAAAGGTGATTCAACCCGTTGGCCAAGATTACGTTGAAGAATTACGTGGCGGTGATGGTATGATTCGCTTGTTACATTCTCAGTTGGTTAGAAGACGATGATTGACTCGTCGCATGTCCTCCGTAATATTAATAGTCAAAATTACCGGCTTTAATTGTCGGTTCTAAGATTGCCGCTTCTACGATGTCAATGCCAAAGATATGCATCTGAAAGGCAGACGTCTTAGGTAAACAGCTTTTTTGACATTTCTCTTTGAGCCATTTATAATTTACATCA is from Daphnia magna isolate NIES unplaced genomic scaffold, ASM2063170v1.1 Dm_contigs120, whole genome shotgun sequence and encodes:
- the LOC116934217 gene encoding LOW QUALITY PROTEIN: zinc finger RNA-binding protein (The sequence of the model RefSeq protein was modified relative to this genomic sequence to represent the inferred CDS: deleted 1 base in 1 codon; substituted 4 bases at 4 genomic stop codons) yields the protein MGNPAEEGGQPTDESAVEPPAIEEPVLVDLPVSMELPVPLELPAHVEVPCPVAQPASVAQPDIVAQPALVVQPAPVAHPVRVTQPAPVVQPAPVAQGAVAKQALGLIYEGFRLLGPLLGHLGNQGPSQQDVQPKQKVKRRRSDLNKMKTRKCNKVSPCFMNVNLLLFILGYFLVSTEGALPKGLPNLNDLFRLLELRQSYVCKIGKSRRDTLAVRVGVSGMVQELTLETQAFNKGYGSLDIQGCVPEGGFHIFQLTQGVTFVILYFIDPFLLTELELPLKQIWSRWRQGGPKTRGRYFSGGFNQRWTSSTTQQLLYCEVCKISCASPXTYKDHLDGQKQKKKEAAVRTGFPMVPTPRTGAGLHCELCNVACTSADAYAAHIRGTKHQKVVELHTKLGKLILSAEPQLIHLKTGGATGTAPATPVTPVTTTTIATTATMVTAVATETAQAVVVQWEEEKVIQPVGQDYVEELRGGDVKITGFNCRFXDCRFYDVNAKDMHLKGRRLRIMYKKKVDLNLVVEAKVWPALRQKKKTMPGWEERRKPNEGGWXGNENYEEMPQGSSSMEDGNQPRPPAYWSSPSPMRKPESSDDRHVMAKHSEIYPSEAELEAIQTLVSSVERSLKLVSDQLTHQPEDKTKVSETQXSNNLAQSPVPAVAALAASQADVPVSVPSVAPATTRMLKGVMRVGLLAKGLLLKGDRNVQLVVLCSQPPTFQLLDRVAQALPVHLSVVAPSITFNVETLPNEAVVMVKSVQGHGLAGDILVKVSLTSLVVREEQLAAAAAAATVATNGTASTGLCFYFLKCLYCFE